Proteins encoded together in one Penicillium digitatum chromosome 1, complete sequence window:
- a CDS encoding D-isomer specific 2-hydroxyacid dehydrogenase, catalytic domain: MAENLTHHIVAVEAVHCPIPEFDLPGPHTRAVHRWTDPVDLPSRVKDATIIATTTTRLTAETLSAEVTPKLRLIAIMATGTDCVDVAAASARGITVCNCPGSNIDSVSEHAIGLSFATRRKFIELHNATVAVHVDLSLDTE, from the coding sequence ATGGCAGAGAATCTAACCCACCATATCGTTGCCGTTGAGGCTGTCCATTGCCCAATCCCTGAATTTGATCTGCCAGGCCCACATACTCGCGCAGTCCACCGATGGACCGATCCTGTTGATCTGCCCAGCCGCGTCAAAGATGCTACAATCATCGCGACAACGACGACGCGCCTAACGGCGGAGACACTCAGCGCCGAAGTCACCCCCAAGCTCCGCCTCATAGCAATCATGGCGACTGGCACAGACTGCGTTGATGTAGCAGCTGCGTCCGCACGAGGAATCACCGTGTGCAACTGTCCCGGCTCGAACATTGACAGTGTCAGTGAACACGCCATTGGGCTTTCCTTCGCCACTCGACGGAAGTTCATTGAGCTCCATAATGCCACAGTTGCAGTTCATGTGGACTTATCGCTTGATACTGAGTGA
- a CDS encoding Thioredoxin, putative: MDVSLYVYDLSKGLARMYSLTLTGTQMDAIYHTSIVLNGVEYYFGQGIQTAAPGSTHHGQPMEVVKLGTTELPNDVIEEYLGSLATIYTPESYDLFLHNCNNFTQDFSMFLVGKSIPDHIINLPRTFLETPFGQMMKPQIEMALKGVTQGTGTGPAPGPCAQPTTAKAVPSAPQPLAHPGAGTVRIVSNLSQLQSELSGASHSCAVIFFTSSTCPPCKAVYPTYDQLAAEAGERGTLIKVDIGVARDVGMKYSVRSTPTFMTFLKGQKMDEWSGATPAKLVGNIRMLLEMAHPAHPHRQLRLPSLQREITTFVMYKKVPPIEKLLQKLPVAFREAHGVAQVIEFVKLRHSTTGPVADIRVPDLHTFATTLTSTYSTLPSGSHFAVVDLVRLLLLDPRASGYFAEEAQHATLLTLLAPLSQDDLSSCPYNLRIVALQLACNLFSTPLYPEQLISSSSPLRETCLRLATNSLLDSQTSLRVVAASFAYNLASFNHNARFDGKPDPLSEEDQVELTASLLEAISREDESVESLRGLLFALGLLVYEAPMDGSLIDLCRAMGVAETISRKKKVEAVQKEPLLKEIGGELFSKGL; the protein is encoded by the exons CTTCGGCCAGGGGATCCAGACCGCTGCTCCAGGGAGTACCCATCATGGACAGCCCATGGAGGTCGTGAAGTTGGGCACCACGGAGCTTCCAAATGACGTTATTGAGGAGTATCTGGGCTCATTGGCAACCATTTATACGCCTGAG TCATACGACCTTTTCCTTCACAACTGCAATAATTTTACTCAAGACTTTTCAATGTTTCTTGTAGGTAAAAGTATCCCGGACCACATTATCAATCTGCCTCGCACTTTTTTGGAAACCCCATTTGGGCAAATGATGAAACCTCAAATCGAGATGGCTCTCAAAGGCGTCACTCAAGGCACTGGAACGGGTCCTGCTCCTGGGCCATGTGCTCAACCGACCACAGCGAAAGCTGTCCCTTCCGCACCCCAGCCATTGGCACATCCAGGAGCGGGCACAGTCCGCATAGTGAGCAATCTCAGTCAGCTACAAAGCGAGTTGTCTGGCGCTTCCCATTCCTGCGCTGTCATTTTCTTCACATCATCAACATGTCCACCATGCAAGGCTGTCTATCCAACATATGACCAACTCGCGGCGGAAGCGGGTGAGCGAGGTACTCTTATCAAAGTCGACATCGGCGTAGCTCGCGATGTTGGCATGAAGTACAGCGTGCGCTCGACCCCTACCTTTATGACCTTTTTGAAAGGTCAAAAAATGGATGAATGGAGCGGTGCGACCCCGGCCAAACTAGTGGGAAATATTCGTATGTTACTAGAGATGGCACACCCTGCCCACCCCCATCGTCAATTACGACTTCCTAGTCTTCAGCGAGAGATTACGACCTTTGTCATGTATAAGAAGGTTCCACCAATCGAAAAACTCCTCCAAAAACTCCCTGTCGCATTCAGGGAAGCCCACGGTGTCGCACAAGTCATTGAATTTGTGAAACTGCGCCACTCAACCACCGGACCTGTCGCCGATATCAGAGTCCCCGACTTGCATACATTTGCTACAACATTGACCTCCACGTACTCGACGCTTCCCAGTGGCAGTCATTTTGCTGTGGTTGATCTAGTTCGTCTGCTTCTGCTTGACCCACGTGCAAGTGGCTACTTCGCCGAAGAAGCCCAACATGCAACCCTTCTAACTCTCCTTGCACCGCTATCCCAAGACGATCTATCCTCATGTCCATACAATCTCCGCATCGTGGCCCTCCAACTAGCCTGCAATCTTTTTAGCACACCTCTATATCCGGAGCAACTCATATCCTCCTCATCCCCACTCCGCGAGACCTGCCTGCGTCTCGCGACCAACTCCCTCCTAGACTCACAAACCAGCCTCCGCGTTGTCGCCGCCTCTTTTGCATACAATCTTGCCTCGTTCAATCACAATGCTCGTTTCGACGGAAAGCCTGATCCTCTGTCTGAGGAAGATCAGGTAGAATTGACCGCGTCATTGCTTGAGGCTATCTCGCGTGAGGATGAGAGCGTGGAATCCTTGCGTGGGTTGTTGTTTGCTCTTGGCCTTCTTGTTTACGAAGCTCCGATGGATGGGTCTCTAATTGATCTTTGTCGCGCTATGGGTGTTGCGGAAACGATTTCCCGAAAGAAAAAGGTTGAGGCTGTGCAGAAGGAGCCGCTGCTCAAAGAGATAGGAGGAGAACTTTTTAGCAAGGGACTTTAA